Proteins encoded together in one Eubalaena glacialis isolate mEubGla1 chromosome 7, mEubGla1.1.hap2.+ XY, whole genome shotgun sequence window:
- the KLC4 gene encoding kinesin light chain 4 gives MSGLVLGQRDEPAGHRLSQEEILGSTRLVSQGLEALHSEHQAVLQSLSQTIECLQQGGHEEGLVHEKARQLRRSMENIELGLSEAQVMLALANHLSTVESEKQKLRAQVRRLCQENQWLRDELAGTQQRLQRSEQAVAQLEEEKKHLEFLGQLRQYDEDGHTAEEKEGDASKDSLDDLFPNEEEEDPSNGLARGPGAQHSGYEIPARLRTLHNLVIQYAAQGRYEVAVPLCKQALEDLERTSGRGHPDVATMLNILALVYRDQNKYKEAALLLNDALSIRESTLGRDHPAVAATLNNLAVLYGKRGKYKEAEPLCQRALEIREKVLGTNHPDVAKQLNNLALLCQNQGKYEAVERYYRRALAIYEGQLGPDNPNVARTKNNLASCYLKQGKYAEAETLYKEILTRAHVQEFGSVDDDHKPIWMHAEEREEMSKSRHREGSTPYAEYGGWYKACKVSSPTVNTTLRNLGALYRRQGKLEAAETLEECALRSRKQGTDPISQTKVAELLGEGDSGRTSQEGLGGSVKFEGGEDASVAVEWSGDGSGALQRSGSLGKIRDVLRRSSELLVRKLQGTEPRPSSGNMKRAASLNYLNQPSAAPLQVSRGLSASSMDLSSSS, from the exons ATGTCGGGCCTGGTATTGGGACAGCGGGATGAGCCTGCAGGGCACCGGCTCAGCCAGGAGGAGATTCTGGGGAGCACTCGTCTGGTGAGCCAAGGGCTGGAGGCCCTCCACAGTGAACACCAGGCTGTGCTGCAAAGCCTCTCCCAAACCATCGAGTGTCTGCAGCAGGGAGGCCATGAAGAAGGGCTGGTGCATGAGAAGGCCCGGCAGCTGCGCCGTTCCATGGAAAACATCGAGCTGGGGCTGAGTGAGGCCCAg GTGATGCTGGCTTTGGCCAACCACCTGAGCACAGTGGAGTCGGAGAAACAGAAGCTGCGGGCTCAGGTCCGGCGGCTGTGCCAGGAGAACCAGTGGCTCCGGGACGAGCTGGCAGGCACCCAGCAGCGGCTGCAGCGCAGCGAACAGGCCGTGGCTCAgctggaggaggaaaagaagcacCTAGAGTTCCTGGGACAGCTGCGTCAGTATGACGAGGATGGGCACACCGCG gaggagaaggaaggtgaTGCCTCCAAGGATTCCCTGGATGACCTCTTCCCcaatgaggaggaagaggacccCAGCAATggct TGGCCCGTGGCCCGGGTGCCCAGCACAGCGGCTATGAGATCCCGGCGAGGTTGCGGACACTGCACAACTTGGTGATCCAGTATGCAGCCCAGGGTCGCTATGAGGTAGCTGTGCCACTCTGCAAGCAGGCACTGGAGGACCTGGAGCGCACGTCTGGCCGCGGCCACCCCGACGTGGCCACCATGCTCAACATCCTAGCTCTGGTGTATCG GGACCAGAATAAGTATAAGGAAGCTGCCCTCCTGCTGAATGATGCCCTCAGCATCCGGGAGAGCACCTTGGGCCGGGACCACCCTGCT GTGGCTGCCACACTCAACAATCTGGCTGTGCTCTATGGCAAGAGGGGCAAATACAAGGAGGCGGAGCCGCTGTGCCAGAGGGCCCTGGAGATTCGAGAAAAG GTCCTGGGCACCAACCACCCAGATGTGGCAAAGCAGCTGAACAACCTGGCCCTGTTGTGCCAAAACCAGGGCAAGTATGAGGCTGTGGAGCGCTATTACCGGCGGGCACTGGCCATCTatgaggggcagctggggccgGACAACCCTAATGTAGCCCGGACCAAGAACAACCTG GCTTCCTGTTACCTGAAACAAGGGAAGTATGCTGAGGCTGAGACACTCTACAAAGAGATCCTGACCCGTGCCCATGTGCAGGAGTTTGGGTCTGTGGATG ACGACCACAAGCCCATCTGGATGCATGCAGAGGAGCGGGAGGAAATGAGCAAA AGCCGGCACCGTGAGGGCAGCACGCCCTATGCCGAGTATGGAGGCTGGTACAAGGCCTGCAAAGTGAGCAG CCCCACAGTAAACACAACCCTGAGAAACCTCGGAGCTCTGTACAGGCGCCAGGGAAAGCTGGAGGCAGCTGAGACCCTGGAGGAATGTGCCCTGCGTTCCCGGAAACAG gGCACTGACCCTATCAGCCAGACCAAGGTGGCTGAGCTGCTTGGGGAGGGTGACAGTGGAAGGACCtcccaggagggccttgggggCAGTGTGAAATTCGAGGGAGGTGAAGATGCCTCAGTGGCTGTGGAGTGGTCAGGG GATGGCAGCGGGGCCCTGCAGAGGAGCGGCTCTCTGGGCAAGATCCGAGATGTGCTTCGTAGAAGCAGCGAACTCCTGGTGAGGAAGCTCCAGGGGACCGAGCCCCGGCCCTCCAG cgGCAACATGAAGCGGGCGGCCTCCTTGAACTATCTGAACCAACCCAGTGCAGCACCCCTCCAG GTCTCCCGAGGCCTCAGTGCCAGCAGTATGGACCTCTCCTCAAGCAGCTGA
- the MRPL2 gene encoding large ribosomal subunit protein uL2m: MALRALTRALGSLSLTPRIAAVPGPSLLLAAQVTNNVLLPLPSPSMLLPCRPVLTSVALSAKFVSWKSRTKYTVMPVKMRKSGGRNHTGRIQVHGIGGGHKQRYRMIDFLRFRPEQESKPGPFEEKVITVRYDPCRSADIALVAGGNRKRWIIATENMQAGDTILNSDHIGRMAVAAREGDAHPLGALPVGTLINNVESEPGRGAQYIRAAGTCGVLLRKVNGTAIIQLPSKRQMQVLETCIATVGRVSNVDHNQRVIGKAGRNRWLGKRPNSGRWHRKGGWAGRKIRPLPPMKSYVKLPSAAAQS; the protein is encoded by the exons ATGGCCTTGCGGGCACTGACCCGCGCTCTTGGCTCTCTGAGCCTGACGCCCCGGATTGCCGCCGTCCCCGGCCCAAGCCTGCTCCTGGCCGCCCAG GTGACAAACAATGTCCTCCTTCCGCTGCCCTCTCCCTCGATGTTGCTTCCCTGCCGCCCAGTCCTTACCTCTGTGGCCCTTAGTGCTAAGTTTGTGTCCTGGAAGAGTCGTACCAAGTATACCGTTATGCCAGTGAAGATGAGGAAGTCCGGGGGCCGAAACCACACAG GCCGAATCCAAGTGCACGGTATTGGTGGGGGCCACAAGCAACGTTATCGAATGATTGATTTTCTGAGGTTCCGGCCCGAGCAGGAATCCAAGCCAGGACCCTTTGAGGAGAAGGTCATCACTGTCCGCTATGATCCCTGTAG GTCAGCAGACATAGCTCTGGTTGCTGGGGGCAACCGGAAACGCTGGATCATTGCCACAGAAAACATGCAAGCTGGAGATACAATCCTGAACTCTGACCACATAGGCCGAATGGCAG TTGCTGCTCGGGAAGGGGATGCACACCCTCTTGGGGCCTTGCCAGTGGGGACCCTCATCAACAATGTGGAGAGTGAGCCAGGCCGGGGGGCCCAGTATATCCGAGCCGCAG GGACCTGTGGTGTGCTGCTACGGAAGGTGAATGGGACAGCCATCATCCAGCTGCCCTCTAAGAGGCagatgcag GTGCTGGAAACGTGCATAGCAACAGTGGGCCGAGTATCCAACGTTGATCATAACCAACGGGTCATCGGCAAGGCCGGGCGGAACCGCTGGCTGGGCAAGAGGCCCAACAGTGGGCGATGGCACCGCAAGGGGGGCTGGGCTGGCCGAAAGATCCGGCCACTGCCCCCCATGAAGAGTTATGTGAAGCTGCCCTCAGCTGCTGCCCAAAGCTGA